GTCGACCTGATTCATTTCTGTTAGATACTTATAATTTATGAAGTAGCATCTTTAGCTCTCTgaactttttttgttcttaacTGCCTTTGCAAGTAAAGCCATCTTTCCTAGGATTAATGTGAGGGACCCATACAAACGACTTGGAATAAGCAGGGAGGCTTCTGAAGATGAGATCCAAGGTGCAAGGAACTTCCTTATCCGACAGTATGCAGGTCACAAACCAAGTGTGGATGCAATTGAATCAGCACATGACAAAATAATCATGCAGCAGTTTTATGACAgaaagaacccaaaaattgactttaaaaaaaaggtcagGGAAGTCAATCAGTCTCGTATTGTGCAGGAGGTGAGAAATAGGTTTCGAACTCCATCCACAAAGTTCATTATAAAAACGTCCATTGCATTTGTCGTGCTTGGAGCTCTCACTGTTCTATTTCCAACCGAAGAGGGTCCAACCCTTCAGGTAGCCATTTCCTTGTTGGCTACCATCTACTTTGTATATGACAGGCTGAAGAGCAAATTACGAGCTGTGCTCTACAGGTATGTAAATAATTTATGTatatttgtataattttctaTTGATTTTTCCATACAGGACGATTGAATTTTTCTGTATTGACAAAAGATTCTGAAAACACACTAGTTCTTGTAAGGACCCATCACTCAGAATTTGTAGTACTTTAGTATCATCAGTATTCTTGAATAACCTTATTGAAACGAACCAAATCGTGCTAAATATTCCAAAATGATGACATATTCTCTTCTTTCACGCCAAATTTAATTGTGTATTTTGAGTCCTCCGACGTTCGAACTAGGAAATGTGGCAACAGTGAAAAGGTTTCTATTAAATGTTTGCTTTGGTGCAGTGCTGGAGCATTTGTTTTCTCATGGCTCGTGGGAACCTTCTTGATGGTGTCTGTGATTCCACCCATACTTAAAGGACCAAGAAGTTTTGAGGTGACAACTTCGTTGATAACCTACGTCCTACTCTGGGTCTCGTCTACTTATCTGAAGTAATTTCTGTTCTTAAGGAAAACCTcaattttgttggatttggaaaCCACAGATTTTCTCGGAGATTTAGCTCATGTGTCTCCTTTATAGTGATAGTGCTGATAATTCTGGCAAATTGTGATGACGAGGCTCCTAGTTTTAGAAGATATTTGTTTTCCATCGTTTGGAGAAAGGGTGTAAAATTAGATGAAAGAGATCGGTTTAAGCAATTGACCTTTTGTGTCctttttttgaattattataaTCAATCAATTATCTTTGTTTCTATATAAATGGAGCCTCAAGTATGCATTCTGTGTACCCTGTTGTAATGAGGGAATCAAATCTGTCTGCAAACATAGGCTGACAAGTTGTGTATATGGGACATTGGTGGACATGATAGAACTTGTGTACCCTCCAATTCACTTGAGCTGCAAGTGTCCCAGCAAACTGAGTGGTTTTTATTGGTTTGGTTTCAAGTCTTCCCAGTTCTTCCAAATCTTGATGGGGAGATGCTTGAGGACAGGTCATGGACCCTGTCCCTAAAGATCTTCCCGTGTCCTTTTGGGTGAGTTGTGATGTGTTTTTTCCCCAACTTATTATGTTGTAAATCTACAGGCCTACAATTGCAAGATCTTTTGGACTATGAACCCATGAGTTTCAAGGACCAAAATGCGAATCGATCACAAGTTCAGGCACTATTGCTCCTAAAatcattttttgaatttcatcGAAAATACTGgttcaaaggaaaaaaaaaaaaaacatgtagtAAGGATTCTGGCCAAAAGTAAATCGCAACTGTGGAACTATGTAGATAATTAGAACTTGTTGAAACTTATTTCATATGTAATAAAGGAAAATACAGTAGAAAATTTGGTAAATTGgaattaataattttcttttctttattcttctgtATTGTGTTAAGGCTAAAAGGCAAAGAAGAAATTcgacaaccaaaaaaaaaaaaaaaaagcaaagaagaaaatagaagtaaaaaaaatctttggCTTATaatcaatttcattatttctGGTTTCACAAAGTTGCGTAAACCCAGCCATGAATTcctgaccaaaaaaaaaaaagccatgaATTTGTACAACCAAGCCATGGCATGCCAAGTAGACAACTTGTCTCCCCCACCAGGCAATCACTCATTGGCAAATGCATCACAGCCTCAAACCACATATCTCATGGCAAAGCCCTGCAACTATAAATACAGTAAATTTACACCAAATCCTTGTGTGAAAGAGAAGCCAAAAAACAGAGAGCTTGTGACAGGGAGAGAATAACAGAGAACAACAAGAAGTCTTTATATCAGATACTTTTAGGGGACAATGGCCTCTGCTTCTCTTCTCAAGTCAGCCCCAGTTTTAGGCAAGCCAGAATGGCTGAAGGGCCAAGCTCTTCCCCAACCTTCAGCCTCTGTGGTCAGATGCAACCCAGTTGCCTCTTCTGCTCTTACTGTGAGAGCTACCAGCTCATATGCTGATGAGCTTGTCAAAACCGCAGTACGTATTTTCAGTTCGAAATGGCTTTGTTGTTTTTAGCAAATTTTCAGTGTATGAATTTTGTTTGGATGGTTTGTAGAAAACTGTTGCGTCTCCGGGGCGTGGAATTCTGGCCATGGATGAATCAAATGCTACTTGTGGGAAAAGACTTGCCTCCATTGGACTGGAAAACACTGAGGCTAATCGCCAGGCATACCGGACGCTGCTCGTTACAGTTCCCGGGCTTGGGCAGTACATCTCAGGTGCCATCCTCTTTGAGGAGACACTCTACCAATCCACAACTGATGGCAGGAAAATTGTTGATGTGCTTGTTGAGCAGAACATTGTCCCCGGCATTAAGGTCGACAAGGTAAGCCAAACAACGTTCTCGTACCAGATATCTGGCATGTTATGTTTTCTGATTGTGTTACAATCGAAAGCTTGATGATGAGCACTGCAGGGTCTGGTTCCTTTGGCCGGATCAAACAACGAGTCATGGTGCCAAGGTCTTGATGGCCTTGCCTCTCGCTCTGCTGCTTATTACCAACAGGGTGCTCGTTTTGCAAAATGGTAGAGTATAGTTGTTGCTCTATTTTACACAAGTTTgaagtaatttttttcttctttctgaaACCATTTGAAGTAAcaatttgttcttcttgttctgTGGTCATTTTGGCAATTGTCTTTGAGTTTCACTTGTATAGTAAATGTATGTTTTTAATTACTTGTTTATCGAATAGGCGAACCGTTATTAGCATTCCAAATGGCCCATCTGAACTGGCTGTGAAGGAAGCAGCCTGGGGTTTGGCTCGTTATGCTGCCGTCTCTCAGGTAACAATAAAATGATATAGAAACCAATAGCTAATTTTCTGGtatgtttctgtttttcagtctatgttggctttttttttttaatggtggACATTTTTGCTATGTGACCTTACAGGACAATGGTTTGGTACCAATTGTTGAGCCAGAGATCTTGCTTGATGGAGATCATGGGATTGACAGGACCTTTGAAGTGGCTAAGAAAGTGTGGGCAGAGGTGTTCTTCTACCTCTCCCAGAACAATGTCTTGTTTGAAGGCATCCTTCTCAAGCCAAGCATGGTCACTCCTGGTGCAGAGGCCAAGGACAGAGCCACACCAGAACAAGTTGCTGACTACACCCTCAGGCTCCTTTGCCAACGAATCCCCCCTGCCGTCCCAGGAATCATGGCAAGCACCCCATAACTCTTTGTCTTAAAATAGTACCTTGAAGTTGATATTGAAAAGATAATTAAATGGAAGCTTAAAGGCTAAAACTTTGTTCTTTGAAATCTATTTTGGTTGCTTCTAATTTTGTGGAACTCATGCTTTGATTGTGCAGTTTTTGTCTGGTGGGCAGTCAGAGGTAGAGGCTACATTGAACCTGAATGCAATGAACCAAGCTCCCAACCCATGGCACATATCGTTCTCATATGCAAGAGCCCTCCAAAACACTTGCCTTAAGAAGTGGGGAGGAAGACCTGAGAATGTGGAGGAGGCTCAAGAAGCTCTGCTAGTCAGGGCAAAGGCCAACTCTCTTGCTCAGCTTGGAAAATACACAGGTGAAGGGGAGTCTGAGGAATCAAAGCAAGGCATG
Above is a genomic segment from Prunus dulcis chromosome 7, ALMONDv2, whole genome shotgun sequence containing:
- the LOC117633727 gene encoding protein CHAPERONE-LIKE PROTEIN OF POR1, chloroplastic isoform X1, which produces MTAVSGLTGSPSRCCFQIPVRSSGSLCGRVSNFPHSWKPAGKNELLRGERSYWTGFTQRLNARKTHLLKFAMDASYGDIPNEPTAIFPRINVRDPYKRLGISREASEDEIQGARNFLIRQYAGHKPSVDAIESAHDKIIMQQFYDRKNPKIDFKKKVREVNQSRIVQEVRNRFRTPSTKFIIKTSIAFVVLGALTVLFPTEEGPTLQVAISLLATIYFVYDRLKSKLRAVLYSAGAFVFSWLVGTFLMVSVIPPILKGPRSFEVTTSLITYVLLWVSSTYLK
- the LOC117633727 gene encoding protein CHAPERONE-LIKE PROTEIN OF POR1, chloroplastic isoform X2, which produces MTAVSGLTGSPSRCCFQIPVRSSGSLCGRVSNFPHSWKPAGKNELLRGESYWTGFTQRLNARKTHLLKFAMDASYGDIPNEPTAIFPRINVRDPYKRLGISREASEDEIQGARNFLIRQYAGHKPSVDAIESAHDKIIMQQFYDRKNPKIDFKKKVREVNQSRIVQEVRNRFRTPSTKFIIKTSIAFVVLGALTVLFPTEEGPTLQVAISLLATIYFVYDRLKSKLRAVLYSAGAFVFSWLVGTFLMVSVIPPILKGPRSFEVTTSLITYVLLWVSSTYLK
- the LOC117633725 gene encoding fructose-bisphosphate aldolase 2, chloroplastic-like isoform X2, with product MASASLLKSAPVLGKPEWLKGQALPQPSASVVRCNPVASSALTVRATSSYADELVKTAKTVASPGRGILAMDESNATCGKRLASIGLENTEANRQAYRTLLVTVPGLGQYISGAILFEETLYQSTTDGRKIVDVLVEQNIVPGIKVDKGLVPLAGSNNESWCQGLDGLASRSAAYYQQGARFAKWRTVISIPNGPSELAVKEAAWGLARYAAVSQDNGLVPIVEPEILLDGDHGIDRTFEVAKKVWAEVFFYLSQNNVLFEGILLKPSMVTPGAEAKDRATPEQVADYTLRLLCQRIPPAVPGIMAIFVWWAVRGRGYIEPECNEPSSQPMAHIVLICKSPPKHLP
- the LOC117633725 gene encoding fructose-bisphosphate aldolase 1, chloroplastic-like isoform X1; amino-acid sequence: MASASLLKSAPVLGKPEWLKGQALPQPSASVVRCNPVASSALTVRATSSYADELVKTAKTVASPGRGILAMDESNATCGKRLASIGLENTEANRQAYRTLLVTVPGLGQYISGAILFEETLYQSTTDGRKIVDVLVEQNIVPGIKVDKGLVPLAGSNNESWCQGLDGLASRSAAYYQQGARFAKWRTVISIPNGPSELAVKEAAWGLARYAAVSQDNGLVPIVEPEILLDGDHGIDRTFEVAKKVWAEVFFYLSQNNVLFEGILLKPSMVTPGAEAKDRATPEQVADYTLRLLCQRIPPAVPGIMFLSGGQSEVEATLNLNAMNQAPNPWHISFSYARALQNTCLKKWGGRPENVEEAQEALLVRAKANSLAQLGKYTGEGESEESKQGMFVKGYVY